One stretch of Legionella birminghamensis DNA includes these proteins:
- a CDS encoding dipeptide ABC transporter ATP-binding protein produces the protein MNTLKAATEVKDLSIYFEIEQKTTRAVERLDFSLLPGKTLALLGESGCGKSITALGLMRLLPTKACYGGKSQILIENQDILDLPEKLMRALRGKRLAMIFQEPMTALNPVLRIDAQLAEAVCRYQRISGSALRDRLIDLLKEVEIPDPELRLQQYPHQLSGGQKQRIVIAMALANQPEILIADEPTTALDVTIQAQILSLLKKLQQQRQMSMLLITHDLGVVKAVADHVCVMYAGQLVEAAPVKAFFMHLKHPYSRQLMASLPDFEKRHSRLQTIAGAVPSLDDLPSGCLFHPRCAYAFDRCRKEVPVLQQSADYSIRCHLYPELQELPPLKRTETLWSREEQETPVCLSVNDLSVYFKLGRGLFKKNQPMIKAVDGLSLDLHQAKTLALVGESGCGKTTVCRSILKLQPVTSGEIRFKGDNIHHFNSSDMRDYRKKLQIVFQDPFSSLNPRMTVGEIIAEGMIAQGLSKSFIQSRQQQLLEQVNLPRNCLNRYPHQFSGGQRQRVCIARALATEPEILICDEPTSALDVSVQAQILNLLKELQYELGVSYLFITHNMSVVSYIADEVLVMRNGKEVERGSVEQIMKFPREEYTRKLLDSVLS, from the coding sequence ATGAATACATTAAAGGCTGCAACAGAAGTTAAAGATCTATCGATCTATTTTGAAATAGAGCAGAAAACAACCCGGGCGGTTGAGCGGCTTGATTTTTCATTATTACCTGGGAAAACCCTGGCTTTGCTCGGTGAGTCTGGCTGTGGAAAGTCAATTACTGCCTTAGGTTTAATGCGATTACTGCCAACAAAAGCTTGCTATGGCGGAAAAAGCCAGATTCTGATTGAAAATCAAGATATTTTGGATTTGCCGGAAAAGTTAATGCGGGCCTTGCGTGGTAAGCGTTTGGCGATGATTTTTCAGGAGCCCATGACTGCTTTGAATCCCGTCTTGCGAATTGATGCGCAATTGGCAGAAGCCGTGTGCCGTTACCAGAGAATATCCGGGAGTGCATTGCGCGATCGTCTGATAGATTTACTGAAAGAAGTTGAAATCCCTGATCCGGAACTTCGTTTGCAACAATACCCACATCAACTGTCAGGTGGGCAGAAGCAACGGATTGTGATTGCCATGGCTTTAGCGAATCAACCCGAAATTCTCATTGCTGATGAACCGACCACTGCTTTGGATGTCACTATCCAGGCTCAAATTTTAAGCTTGTTAAAAAAACTACAGCAGCAACGTCAGATGAGCATGCTGCTAATTACCCATGATTTAGGAGTAGTCAAGGCGGTTGCTGATCATGTCTGTGTGATGTACGCCGGGCAATTAGTGGAAGCGGCACCAGTCAAAGCGTTTTTCATGCATCTGAAGCATCCTTACTCGCGGCAGTTGATGGCTTCCTTGCCTGATTTTGAAAAGCGCCATAGCCGATTGCAGACGATTGCAGGAGCTGTGCCTTCTTTGGATGATTTACCTTCGGGATGCCTGTTTCATCCACGCTGTGCCTATGCTTTTGATCGCTGCCGTAAGGAGGTTCCTGTTTTACAGCAATCGGCAGATTACAGTATTCGCTGCCATCTTTATCCTGAATTACAGGAACTGCCTCCCTTAAAACGCACCGAGACTTTATGGAGCAGGGAGGAGCAGGAAACGCCAGTTTGTTTATCAGTAAATGATTTAAGCGTTTATTTTAAGTTGGGAAGAGGCTTGTTTAAGAAGAACCAGCCGATGATTAAAGCTGTGGATGGCTTGTCGCTGGATTTGCATCAGGCAAAAACATTGGCGCTGGTGGGGGAGTCGGGCTGCGGCAAAACAACTGTATGCCGAAGCATATTAAAATTACAGCCAGTCACCTCTGGTGAAATTCGGTTTAAAGGGGATAATATTCATCATTTTAACAGCAGCGATATGCGCGATTACCGTAAGAAACTGCAAATTGTTTTTCAAGATCCATTTTCTTCATTAAATCCCCGTATGACTGTTGGGGAAATCATAGCGGAGGGTATGATTGCCCAAGGGCTGTCCAAATCATTCATCCAAAGCCGGCAGCAGCAATTATTGGAGCAGGTCAATCTTCCCCGCAATTGTTTAAACCGCTATCCGCATCAATTTTCTGGCGGACAAAGACAGCGGGTTTGCATTGCACGAGCCCTGGCAACCGAACCAGAAATTTTAATCTGCGATGAACCCACCAGCGCCCTTGATGTTTCCGTGCAGGCACAAATTTTAAATCTGCTCAAGGAATTGCAGTATGAACTGGGCGTTTCCTATTTGTTTATCACGCACAATATGTCAGTAGTCTCTTACATTGCCGATGAAGTATTAGTGATGCGCAATGGGAAAGAAGTGGAGAGAGGAAGCGTGGAGCAGATTATGAAGTTCCCGCGGGAGGAATATACCAGGAAATTACTGGATAGTGTTTTATCTTAA
- a CDS encoding ribonucleoside-diphosphate reductase subunit alpha, which produces MSELLEPVKDVPYISQLELTANAPGAIKTIKRNGKVVDYDASKIRIAITKAFIAEEGAAAATSDRIREQIEELTNQVTQAFKRRLPTGGTIHIEDIQDQVELALMRSSHYKVARAYVVYREKHREARESKLEQQAKDSKVPLIVMPDGESRPLDMSRVQTIVEEACRDLSNVQAEPVIKDALRNLYNQAKLAEVHKALIMSARALVEREPNYTYVSARLLLDSLRSEALNKLGIQNEATFDEMSNLYPVYFKAYIAQGIKQGLLDHKLGEFNLEQLAKALLPERDMQFTYLSLQTLYDRYFIHEKGTRYELPQAFFMRVAMGLAIRETNREAKAIEFYQLLSSFDYMSSTPTLFNSGTVRPQLSSCYLTTVPDDLDGIYGAIKDNALLSKFAGGLGNDWTPVRAMGAHIKGTNGKSQGVVPFLNVADATAVAVNQGGKRKGAVCAYLECWHRDVEEFLELRKNTGDDRRRTHDMNTALWIPDLFMKRVQEEGEWTLFSPDEVPGLHDLYGQAFEAAYKEYESMARLGEIHNAKTIPAVKLWRKMLSMLFETGHPWLTFKDVCNLRSPQQHAGVVHSSNLCTEITLNTSSDEIAVCNLGSINLPAHIQNGRIDREKLKRTITTAVRMLDNVIDINYYSVPQARNSNLKHRPVGLGLMGFQDALYAMKMDYASPQAVQFADESMELISYYAIEASCELAKERGSYSTYEGSLWSKGILPIDSINLLQQSRSKYLEQDRSQRLDWESLRVKVRTQGMRNSNVMAIAPTATISNICGVSQSIEPTYQNLYVKSNLSGEFTVVNPYLVADLKALNLWDEVMVNDLKYYNGSVQPISRIPDELKSRYATAFEIDPMWLIEAGSRRQKWIDQAQSLNIYMAKPSGKKLDQLYKHAWLRGLKTTYYLRSLGASNAEKSTVTDGALNAVKIEEPKVCSILDPDCEACQ; this is translated from the coding sequence ATGTCAGAACTTCTTGAGCCGGTAAAAGATGTGCCGTACATAAGTCAACTGGAATTGACCGCTAACGCCCCCGGTGCGATAAAAACCATTAAACGCAATGGCAAGGTGGTTGATTATGATGCAAGTAAAATCAGAATTGCCATTACCAAAGCCTTTATTGCCGAAGAAGGCGCCGCCGCGGCGACCTCTGACCGCATTCGTGAGCAAATCGAAGAGCTGACCAATCAGGTTACACAGGCTTTTAAACGACGCCTGCCTACAGGTGGAACCATCCATATTGAAGATATTCAGGATCAGGTTGAATTAGCCTTAATGCGCAGCAGCCATTACAAGGTCGCGAGAGCCTATGTGGTTTACCGTGAAAAACACCGGGAAGCGCGTGAATCCAAGTTAGAACAACAGGCTAAAGACAGTAAAGTTCCATTAATTGTCATGCCTGACGGCGAAAGCAGACCGCTTGACATGTCTCGCGTGCAAACGATTGTCGAGGAAGCCTGCCGCGATCTTTCCAATGTCCAGGCAGAGCCTGTCATTAAGGATGCGCTGCGTAATCTGTATAATCAAGCCAAACTGGCAGAGGTGCATAAAGCGCTGATCATGTCTGCCCGTGCCCTGGTCGAACGCGAACCCAATTACACTTATGTGAGTGCACGCCTGCTGTTAGACAGCCTGCGCAGCGAAGCGCTGAATAAACTGGGTATACAGAACGAAGCCACTTTTGATGAAATGAGCAATCTTTACCCCGTTTACTTTAAAGCCTATATCGCACAAGGTATCAAACAAGGGCTTCTTGACCATAAGCTCGGTGAGTTTAATCTGGAACAACTGGCTAAAGCCTTGCTGCCAGAGCGCGATATGCAATTTACTTATCTCAGCCTGCAAACACTTTATGATCGTTATTTTATCCATGAGAAAGGAACTCGCTACGAATTACCGCAAGCCTTTTTTATGCGCGTTGCCATGGGGCTGGCGATTCGTGAAACCAACCGGGAAGCCAAGGCAATTGAATTTTATCAACTGCTGTCCTCCTTTGATTACATGTCATCAACCCCTACCCTGTTTAATTCAGGCACTGTGAGGCCGCAGCTGTCCAGCTGTTATCTGACCACTGTCCCTGATGATCTGGATGGCATATACGGCGCGATTAAGGATAATGCCTTATTGTCCAAATTTGCTGGCGGTCTTGGCAATGACTGGACGCCGGTGCGGGCCATGGGTGCTCATATTAAGGGCACTAACGGGAAATCCCAGGGTGTGGTGCCTTTCCTGAACGTGGCTGATGCAACGGCTGTAGCAGTCAATCAGGGCGGTAAACGTAAAGGGGCTGTTTGCGCTTATCTGGAATGCTGGCATCGTGATGTTGAGGAATTTCTGGAGCTGCGTAAGAATACTGGTGACGATCGCCGCCGTACGCATGATATGAATACAGCACTGTGGATTCCTGATTTATTCATGAAGCGTGTTCAGGAAGAAGGTGAATGGACACTGTTTTCTCCGGATGAAGTACCAGGCCTGCATGACCTGTATGGCCAGGCTTTTGAAGCGGCGTACAAAGAATATGAAAGCATGGCACGTCTTGGTGAAATTCATAATGCCAAAACCATCCCTGCTGTTAAGTTGTGGCGTAAAATGCTTTCCATGCTATTTGAAACCGGCCATCCCTGGCTGACATTTAAAGATGTCTGTAATCTCCGCTCACCACAGCAGCATGCAGGGGTAGTTCATAGCTCCAATTTGTGCACAGAGATTACTTTAAATACGTCAAGCGATGAAATTGCCGTTTGTAATCTCGGCAGCATTAATTTGCCCGCCCATATCCAAAATGGCAGAATTGATCGTGAGAAATTAAAGCGTACAATCACGACAGCTGTCCGCATGCTCGATAATGTGATTGATATTAACTATTATTCTGTGCCCCAGGCCCGCAATTCCAACTTGAAACATCGTCCGGTTGGTCTGGGTTTAATGGGCTTCCAGGATGCACTTTATGCAATGAAAATGGATTATGCGTCTCCGCAGGCTGTTCAATTTGCTGACGAGTCCATGGAGTTAATCAGTTACTACGCCATTGAAGCCTCTTGTGAACTGGCTAAAGAGCGAGGCAGCTACTCTACTTATGAAGGTTCATTGTGGAGCAAGGGAATTCTGCCGATTGATTCCATTAACTTACTGCAGCAGTCCCGCAGCAAATACCTGGAGCAGGATCGCTCGCAACGTCTGGACTGGGAAAGCCTGCGCGTGAAGGTTCGCACTCAGGGGATGCGTAATTCCAATGTGATGGCGATTGCCCCCACGGCAACTATCTCCAACATCTGCGGTGTTTCGCAATCCATTGAACCGACTTACCAGAATCTGTATGTCAAATCCAACCTGTCCGGGGAGTTTACCGTTGTAAATCCTTATCTGGTGGCTGATTTGAAAGCATTGAATCTCTGGGATGAGGTAATGGTCAATGACCTGAAGTACTATAATGGTAGTGTACAGCCTATCAGCCGTATCCCTGATGAGTTAAAATCCCGCTACGCGACCGCTTTTGAAATTGATCCAATGTGGTTAATCGAAGCCGGTTCACGGCGTCAGAAGTGGATTGATCAAGCCCAGTCATTAAATATTTATATGGCGAAGCCTTCCGGTAAAAAGCTGGATCAACTCTATAAACATGCCTGGTTGCGCGGTTTGAAAACCACTTATTACTTGCGTAGTTTAGGGGCAAGTAATGCAGAAAAATCGACAGTTACAGACGGTGCGCTCAATGCAGTCAAGATTGAAGAGCCTAAAGTATGCTCAATCCTTGATCCAGACTGCGAAGCATGCCAATAA
- the infA gene encoding translation initiation factor IF-1, which yields MAKEDHIEMQGTVIDTLPNTMFRVELENGHIVTAHISGRMRKNYIRILTGDKVKVELTPYDLTKGRIIFRDKN from the coding sequence ATGGCAAAAGAAGATCATATTGAAATGCAGGGAACAGTGATTGACACCTTACCTAACACAATGTTTCGTGTTGAATTGGAAAACGGGCACATCGTCACTGCTCATATTTCCGGGCGCATGCGCAAAAATTATATCCGCATTCTTACCGGGGATAAGGTGAAAGTTGAGCTGACACCCTACGATTTGACAAAAGGCCGTATTATTTTCCGCGATAAGAATTAA
- a CDS encoding ribonucleotide-diphosphate reductase subunit beta, giving the protein MSQLQESMNAPLRHMGATGLEAPEMGAGRIHVDDKQIINCRADLNQLVPFKYKWAWDKYLTGCANHWMPNEINMSADVALWKDPNGLTEDERLIVLRNLGFFSTADSLVANNLVLAVYRHITNPECRQYLLRQAFEEALHTHAYQYVIESLGLDEAAVFNMYREIPSVATKAAWALPFTQSLGDPNFHTGTPENDQRLLRDLIAFYVVFEGIFFYVGFTQILSMGRRNKMVGTSEQFQYILRDESMHMNFGIDVINQIKIENPHLWTPAFKEEMIQLVRQGVELEYQYARDTMPHGILGMNAEMFEEYLHFIANRRLSQIGLPEQYPGAENPFPWMSEMMDLKKEKNFFETRVIEYQAGGTLSWDDED; this is encoded by the coding sequence ATGTCACAATTACAAGAATCAATGAATGCCCCATTGCGGCATATGGGAGCAACCGGCCTGGAAGCCCCGGAAATGGGTGCGGGACGCATTCACGTAGACGATAAGCAGATTATCAATTGCCGAGCTGATTTAAATCAGCTCGTACCTTTCAAGTACAAATGGGCCTGGGATAAATACCTTACTGGCTGCGCTAACCATTGGATGCCCAATGAAATTAACATGAGCGCCGATGTGGCCTTATGGAAAGATCCGAATGGATTAACCGAAGACGAGCGCTTGATTGTTCTTCGTAACCTTGGCTTTTTCTCAACCGCAGACTCACTGGTTGCCAATAATCTGGTATTGGCAGTGTATCGGCATATTACCAACCCGGAATGCCGCCAATACCTGCTGCGTCAGGCTTTCGAAGAAGCGCTGCATACGCATGCCTACCAATACGTTATCGAGAGCCTTGGTCTGGATGAAGCGGCTGTCTTTAATATGTATCGGGAAATTCCATCCGTTGCCACTAAAGCCGCCTGGGCACTGCCCTTTACCCAAAGCCTCGGCGATCCGAATTTCCATACAGGGACACCGGAAAATGATCAACGCCTGCTGCGCGATCTGATTGCCTTTTATGTGGTTTTCGAAGGTATTTTCTTCTATGTAGGCTTTACCCAGATTCTGTCCATGGGCCGACGTAATAAAATGGTAGGTACCTCTGAGCAATTCCAATATATTTTGCGCGATGAATCCATGCACATGAACTTTGGCATTGATGTGATTAATCAAATCAAAATTGAAAACCCGCATCTGTGGACGCCTGCTTTCAAAGAAGAAATGATTCAGCTGGTTCGTCAGGGTGTAGAACTGGAATATCAATATGCCAGAGATACCATGCCTCATGGCATCCTGGGAATGAACGCCGAAATGTTTGAAGAGTACCTGCATTTCATTGCCAATCGCCGTTTAAGCCAGATTGGCTTGCCCGAGCAGTACCCCGGGGCGGAAAACCCCTTCCCGTGGATGAGTGAAATGATGGATCTCAAGAAAGAGAAAAACTTCTTTGAAACCCGTGTCATTGAATATCAGGCCGGCGGTACCTTAAGCTGGGATGATGAAGATTAA
- a CDS encoding proline--tRNA ligase, whose product MRASQWFLPTLRETPSDAEIVSQQLMLRAGMIRKLGSGLYSWLPMGLKVLQKVEQIVREEMNRSQAMEVLMPAVQPAELWQETGRWDTFGGQLLTMTDSNERHYCFGPTHEEVITDIMRNELQSYKQLPVNFYQIQTKFRDEIRPRFGVMRAREFIMKDAYSFHLSQESLQATYNTMYQTYCRIFTRLGLRYRAVEADSGAIGGSASHEFQVLADSGEDIIFYSNESDYAANVEQARSLIPAKAEPDLSQEIQLVDTPDMRSIEEVAGYLKVSSGEVVKTLIVDGREHPLVALVLRGDDELNEVKASKHPLVKSPLRFADEQQVKSSLPAPVGSLGPVGLSIPLIVDHHALALSHFVCGANAEHKHYTHACWERDAQYQDAYDLRNVKEGDASPDGKGTLSSCRGIEVGHVFQLGDKYAAAMNASVINEEGQLQVMQMGCYGIGISRVVAAAIEQHHDERGIIWPLSIAPFHLVIIPINAHRSEIVRTTAEDLYQQLTAQGVEVLLDDRNERPGVLFADSDLVGIPHRLVISERHLEQQAVEYKARNKAELDMIPLAEVSGFVKGLMSQLS is encoded by the coding sequence ATGCGGGCTTCACAATGGTTCTTACCAACCCTTCGAGAAACGCCAAGTGACGCAGAAATTGTGTCGCAACAGCTGATGCTTCGTGCCGGTATGATTAGAAAGCTGGGTTCTGGTTTATACAGCTGGCTGCCTATGGGGCTTAAAGTGTTGCAAAAAGTGGAGCAGATTGTCAGGGAGGAAATGAACCGCTCCCAGGCAATGGAAGTGCTTATGCCCGCCGTGCAGCCTGCGGAACTCTGGCAGGAAACTGGACGCTGGGATACCTTCGGCGGCCAGCTGCTCACCATGACCGATAGTAATGAGCGGCATTACTGTTTTGGACCTACTCATGAAGAAGTCATTACAGACATAATGCGTAATGAACTGCAGTCTTACAAGCAATTACCAGTCAACTTCTATCAAATACAAACTAAATTCCGCGATGAAATCAGACCTCGTTTCGGGGTAATGCGCGCCCGTGAATTTATTATGAAAGATGCCTATTCCTTTCATCTAAGCCAAGAGAGCCTGCAAGCCACTTACAATACCATGTATCAGACCTATTGCCGGATTTTTACCCGTCTGGGCTTGCGCTATCGCGCTGTTGAAGCAGATAGCGGCGCCATTGGCGGCTCTGCATCCCATGAGTTTCAGGTGCTGGCTGACTCGGGTGAAGATATTATTTTCTATAGTAATGAAAGCGACTACGCTGCAAACGTTGAACAGGCGAGATCCCTGATTCCAGCGAAAGCCGAGCCTGATTTGAGCCAGGAAATACAGCTGGTCGATACCCCTGACATGCGAAGCATCGAAGAAGTCGCTGGCTATTTAAAAGTGTCTTCCGGGGAAGTGGTTAAAACACTCATCGTGGACGGCCGCGAGCACCCACTGGTTGCGCTGGTATTGCGTGGCGATGATGAGTTAAATGAAGTCAAAGCATCCAAGCATCCCTTAGTGAAATCCCCGCTTCGCTTTGCCGACGAGCAGCAGGTTAAATCCTCATTGCCAGCACCAGTTGGCTCCCTGGGTCCTGTAGGATTGTCCATCCCTTTGATTGTTGATCACCATGCCCTGGCCTTAAGCCATTTCGTCTGTGGTGCCAATGCAGAGCACAAGCACTACACGCATGCCTGCTGGGAGAGGGATGCGCAATATCAAGATGCCTATGATCTACGCAATGTGAAAGAAGGCGATGCCAGCCCGGACGGCAAAGGGACTTTATCCTCCTGCCGCGGTATTGAAGTTGGCCATGTGTTTCAGTTAGGCGACAAATATGCGGCAGCAATGAATGCCTCTGTTATCAATGAGGAGGGGCAGTTACAAGTGATGCAGATGGGTTGTTATGGCATAGGGATTTCCCGCGTGGTGGCTGCAGCCATTGAGCAGCATCACGATGAACGCGGTATTATCTGGCCTTTGTCCATAGCCCCCTTCCATCTGGTTATCATTCCGATTAATGCGCACCGCTCTGAGATAGTCAGAACGACTGCAGAGGATCTATACCAGCAATTAACCGCGCAGGGTGTGGAAGTATTGCTTGATGACCGTAATGAAAGGCCCGGTGTACTGTTTGCTGATTCTGATTTGGTAGGGATCCCTCACCGCCTGGTGATCAGCGAGCGGCATTTGGAACAACAGGCGGTTGAATATAAAGCGCGAAATAAAGCAGAGCTTGATATGATCCCCTTAGCGGAAGTAAGTGGATTTGTAAAAGGCTTGATGTCGCAACTTTCGTAG
- the pmbA gene encoding metalloprotease PmbA, producing MQITTQNSNEMQQKSIEKLSELMGDVLARAKALGASDASVAVNQDNGFSVDVRMGQVETVAFSDDKGVSLVVYFGHQKGSASSTDTSPDALDSLVAAACEIAKVSAADPCFGLPDAELMTKQYPNLELHHPWAITPAQAIEMALACESHALSLDKRISNSDGVNISTYEFCHGFANTRGGEGFLLGTRHGLSCSLIAQEETSMQRDYDYTTARYASDLADIKYLAANTVERTISRLGAKKISTQRVPVLFSSRISSGLLSSFINAISGSNLYRKNSFLLDSIDQQVFPKGFKIYEQPHILRALGSSPFDSEGVPTRENVFVEDGRIKQYALSTYSARRMGLKTSANAGGVHNLTLDSTAGNLQQLIKQMDKGLLVTELMGQGVNGLTGDYSRGASGFWVENGEIQFPVEEVTIAGNLKDMFLNIAAVGSDINPNIATRCGSILIAEMMLAGK from the coding sequence ATGCAAATAACAACGCAAAATAGCAATGAAATGCAGCAAAAGTCAATCGAGAAGTTATCTGAGTTGATGGGAGATGTGTTGGCTCGCGCTAAAGCCCTGGGGGCTTCCGATGCATCGGTTGCCGTCAATCAGGATAACGGTTTCTCTGTCGATGTACGGATGGGACAAGTCGAAACGGTTGCATTTAGCGATGATAAAGGCGTCAGTCTGGTGGTTTATTTTGGCCATCAGAAGGGAAGTGCCAGCAGCACCGACACATCGCCTGATGCCCTTGACTCACTGGTCGCTGCCGCCTGTGAAATTGCTAAAGTGAGCGCGGCCGATCCCTGTTTCGGGCTTCCTGATGCGGAATTAATGACAAAGCAATATCCCAATCTGGAACTTCATCATCCATGGGCAATTACCCCCGCACAAGCCATTGAAATGGCCTTGGCCTGCGAATCCCATGCTTTGTCTTTAGACAAACGGATTAGCAATTCGGATGGGGTTAATATTTCTACTTACGAATTCTGTCACGGTTTCGCCAATACCCGTGGGGGAGAGGGCTTTTTGCTGGGTACTCGCCATGGTCTGAGCTGCTCTTTAATTGCCCAGGAAGAAACGTCGATGCAAAGGGATTATGACTATACTACTGCACGCTATGCCAGCGATCTTGCGGATATCAAATATCTGGCTGCCAATACCGTTGAAAGAACAATAAGCCGACTGGGCGCAAAAAAAATCAGTACCCAGCGAGTGCCTGTATTATTTTCTTCACGCATTTCCAGCGGTTTATTGTCCAGTTTTATTAATGCGATCAGCGGTTCCAACCTTTATCGTAAAAATTCATTTTTATTAGACTCCATTGATCAGCAGGTTTTTCCAAAAGGCTTCAAAATTTACGAGCAACCCCATATATTGCGTGCCCTTGGCAGCTCGCCCTTTGACAGCGAAGGTGTGCCGACTCGGGAGAATGTGTTTGTTGAGGACGGCCGGATTAAGCAATATGCCCTGAGCACTTATTCAGCACGGCGCATGGGGTTAAAAACGAGCGCGAACGCGGGTGGCGTACATAATCTGACGCTCGATTCTACGGCGGGTAATTTACAACAATTAATCAAGCAAATGGACAAGGGTTTGTTAGTGACTGAACTGATGGGGCAAGGGGTTAACGGTTTAACCGGTGATTATTCCCGCGGAGCCAGCGGTTTTTGGGTAGAGAATGGTGAAATCCAATTCCCGGTCGAGGAAGTAACTATTGCAGGGAATCTTAAGGATATGTTTCTGAATATTGCGGCAGTCGGCAGTGACATCAATCCCAATATTGCTACCCGTTGCGGTTCGATTTTAATTGCCGAAATGATGCTGGCTGGAAAATGA
- the aat gene encoding leucyl/phenylalanyl-tRNA--protein transferase, which produces MHGSTRCRKISGRFGRIIISDFSDDGEHYPFPDPESSDAQGLLAIGGDLSSGRLLSAYRQGIFPWFEPGCPILWWSPNPRLILYPQQFKLSRSLTKSLKQAHELRIDSAFNAVIQACATVDHRENNTWISREMQTAYINLFDMGFAHSVEIWREQRLIGGLYGISLGKAFFGESMFHYERDASKMAMYYLCQMLSRQNFEFIDCQLPTAHLMSMGAVIISRKEFMHRLQQALQYPALQGNWAHLADCI; this is translated from the coding sequence ATGCATGGCAGCACTCGATGCCGAAAAATATCTGGACGATTTGGGAGAATAATCATTTCTGATTTTTCTGATGACGGCGAACATTATCCATTCCCTGATCCAGAAAGCAGTGATGCGCAGGGATTGCTGGCAATCGGCGGTGATCTTTCATCCGGCCGGTTGCTGTCCGCCTATCGCCAGGGAATATTTCCCTGGTTTGAGCCTGGATGCCCTATTCTCTGGTGGTCTCCCAACCCAAGACTGATTCTGTACCCGCAGCAATTCAAATTAAGCCGCAGTCTTACAAAAAGCCTGAAACAAGCGCATGAGTTGAGAATTGACTCTGCTTTTAATGCAGTGATCCAGGCTTGTGCGACTGTCGATCATCGTGAAAATAATACCTGGATAAGCAGGGAAATGCAGACTGCCTATATTAATCTTTTCGACATGGGTTTTGCGCACAGTGTTGAAATCTGGCGTGAACAGCGCCTGATTGGTGGATTATATGGGATTAGCCTTGGCAAGGCCTTTTTTGGTGAATCCATGTTTCATTATGAACGTGACGCCTCCAAAATGGCCATGTACTATCTTTGCCAGATGCTTTCCCGGCAAAATTTTGAATTCATCGATTGCCAGTTGCCCACTGCCCATCTGATGAGCATGGGGGCTGTGATTATCAGCCGTAAAGAATTTATGCATCGGCTTCAACAAGCCTTACAGTACCCTGCGCTTCAAGGAAACTGGGCTCATCTGGCTGACTGTATATAG
- a CDS encoding phosphodiester glycosidase family protein has product MPSQTIVNRKWLTRIWKSLLTVSLLALVLNYALASNNWHKLTSGIDYQELKESYLTPWSHIYAFRINLKYNQLSLVFAKDMAVKYASADEFAQHSNALLTINGGFFDQEFKPLGLRIKNRQLKSPLKQISWWGIFYIRNDKPYITNVRQFRRDNQIEFAVQSGPRLLINGQIPPLKPGRAERTALGITPDGEVIILVTDNAALSTIELAQIMKAPPLNCLNALNLDGGSSSQLHAQIDSFHLNVHGFSNVSDAVIVKAKP; this is encoded by the coding sequence ATGCCCAGTCAAACCATTGTAAACAGAAAATGGCTGACGCGGATCTGGAAATCCCTGCTCACCGTTTCATTATTAGCCTTAGTGCTCAATTATGCACTGGCTTCCAATAACTGGCATAAGCTGACCTCTGGTATCGACTATCAGGAATTAAAAGAAAGTTACCTAACTCCATGGTCGCATATTTATGCCTTCCGAATTAATTTAAAGTATAATCAATTATCCCTGGTATTTGCCAAGGATATGGCAGTTAAATATGCGTCTGCCGATGAATTTGCCCAACACAGCAATGCATTACTCACTATCAACGGCGGTTTTTTTGATCAGGAGTTTAAACCTTTAGGCCTTCGCATTAAAAACCGGCAGTTAAAAAGCCCGCTAAAGCAAATCAGCTGGTGGGGTATCTTTTACATCCGCAATGATAAACCCTATATTACTAATGTTCGTCAGTTCAGGCGCGACAATCAAATCGAGTTTGCCGTTCAAAGCGGCCCTCGCCTGTTAATCAATGGGCAGATTCCCCCTCTAAAACCCGGACGTGCAGAACGAACAGCCTTAGGCATTACTCCCGACGGCGAGGTCATTATCCTGGTCACCGACAATGCCGCCCTGTCGACTATCGAACTCGCACAGATCATGAAAGCCCCGCCGCTTAATTGTTTGAATGCCCTGAATCTGGATGGTGGAAGTTCAAGCCAGCTCCATGCCCAGATCGACAGCTTTCATCTGAATGTGCATGGGTTTTCCAATGTCTCGGACGCGGTGATTGTGAAGGCGAAACCTTGA